From Flavobacterium sp. 102, a single genomic window includes:
- a CDS encoding 3'-5' exonuclease, with the protein MIEKIPLNNILFLDIETVPEEENFNVLDNEMKVLWEQKTQYQRKDEYTPEDFYERAGIWAEFGKIVCISVGYFANKNDIRNFRVTSFFGDEKKILKDFSNLLDTHFNGAQHLLCGHNAKEFDIPFIARRMIINQIVIPAKLNLFGKKPWEIPHLDTLELWKFGDYKHFTSLKLLTKILGIPSPKGDIDGSQVAHVFYVEKDIDRIVTYCEKDVIAVAQIFLRLRREDLLIEDEILHV; encoded by the coding sequence ATGATAGAAAAGATTCCACTCAATAATATTCTCTTTCTCGATATCGAAACCGTTCCGGAGGAAGAAAACTTTAATGTTCTAGATAACGAGATGAAAGTCCTTTGGGAACAAAAAACCCAGTACCAAAGAAAAGACGAATACACTCCGGAAGACTTTTATGAACGCGCCGGAATTTGGGCTGAGTTTGGAAAGATTGTCTGTATTTCAGTAGGCTATTTTGCCAATAAAAACGATATTCGAAACTTTAGAGTAACTTCCTTTTTTGGCGATGAGAAAAAGATTTTAAAGGATTTCTCCAATTTGTTAGATACTCATTTCAATGGAGCCCAACATCTTTTGTGTGGTCACAATGCCAAAGAATTTGACATACCGTTTATCGCTCGCAGAATGATTATTAATCAGATTGTCATCCCGGCTAAACTGAATTTATTTGGCAAAAAGCCTTGGGAGATTCCACATCTAGATACATTGGAACTTTGGAAATTCGGAGACTACAAACATTTCACCTCTTTAAAATTGTTGACCAAGATTCTGGGCATACCTTCTCCAAAAGGCGATATAGATGGTAGTCAAGTCGCGCATGTGTTTTATGTAGAAAAAGACATTGACCGAATTGTGACATACTGTGAAAAAGACGTTATTGCGGTAGCACAAATTTTCCTTCGACTGCGCAGAGAGGATTTATTGATAGAAGATGAAATTTTACATGTATAA
- a CDS encoding IS3 family transposase: MRKRERRKTQIIQELRQQHGLATLLKHAGMARSTFYYHRKELGKEDKYKSAKEEIKLIYHQHKGRFGYRRILLEVKKRGYVINHKTVYKLMKEQGLKSLIRGKKYVSYKGELGKIAPNLLQRNFKAAQPNEKWATDITEFRVKEKKLYLSPVIDLFNGEIISYTTSESPNIKQVIDMLKKCKRNKSDKTLILHSDQGWQYQMKAYQFMLKRKNISASMSRKGNCLDNAIIENFFGTLKSELFYLKKYDSIAELNKDIIEYIKYYNNDRIRLNLNGMSPIQYRAHSKNLN; encoded by the coding sequence ATCAGAAAAAGAGAAAGAAGAAAAACGCAAATCATCCAAGAACTAAGGCAACAGCATGGATTAGCCACGCTACTCAAACATGCTGGGATGGCCAGAAGTACTTTCTATTACCATCGAAAAGAGCTAGGTAAAGAAGATAAGTATAAATCTGCTAAAGAGGAAATTAAACTTATATATCATCAGCACAAAGGTCGCTTCGGATATAGAAGAATATTGTTAGAAGTTAAGAAAAGAGGATATGTAATCAATCACAAAACGGTTTACAAACTTATGAAGGAGCAAGGCCTAAAGAGCCTGATTAGAGGCAAAAAGTATGTCTCTTATAAAGGGGAACTAGGTAAAATAGCGCCAAACTTACTTCAGAGAAACTTCAAAGCAGCACAGCCTAATGAAAAGTGGGCTACTGACATAACCGAGTTCCGGGTTAAAGAAAAGAAACTTTATCTATCGCCGGTTATTGATTTGTTTAATGGAGAGATTATTAGTTATACAACTTCGGAGAGCCCAAATATCAAACAGGTTATAGATATGCTAAAAAAATGTAAGCGTAATAAAAGTGATAAAACATTGATATTGCACTCAGATCAAGGTTGGCAATACCAAATGAAAGCATATCAATTTATGCTTAAACGAAAAAACATAAGTGCTAGTATGTCCAGAAAAGGAAACTGCCTAGATAATGCAATTATAGAGAACTTCTTTGGAACGCTAAAATCTGAACTGTTTTATCTTAAAAAGTATGATTCTATAGCAGAATTAAATAAAGATATTATAGAGTATATAAAATACTATAACAACGATAGAATAAGGCTTAACTTAAATGGAATGAGCCCGATACAATACCGAGCTCATTCAAAAAATCTTAATTAA
- a CDS encoding helix-turn-helix domain-containing protein codes for MSRKIKYDIDFKKSIVEKVINGKSGCKSIAIEFSLQHGMVRRWVSFYHKYGIEGLKPIKNSYSAEFKLKAINEMRNKYLSLSETCILFKIPSIGSLMKWIAIYDSEGSAGLALERRGKHKAMPKKSKKALTREEELLEELADLKAENAYLKKLHALVQSEKEKEEKRKSSKN; via the coding sequence ATGAGTAGAAAAATCAAGTATGACATTGACTTCAAGAAGTCAATCGTTGAGAAAGTTATTAATGGAAAATCTGGTTGTAAGTCAATAGCGATTGAGTTTTCCTTGCAACATGGTATGGTTAGGCGTTGGGTTTCTTTTTACCACAAGTATGGTATTGAAGGACTTAAACCAATAAAAAACAGCTATTCTGCTGAGTTTAAACTAAAGGCTATTAATGAGATGAGAAATAAATACTTATCTTTATCTGAAACCTGTATCCTTTTTAAAATTCCTAGTATTGGTTCTTTGATGAAATGGATAGCGATTTATGATAGTGAGGGTTCAGCAGGTTTAGCATTAGAAAGAAGAGGAAAACATAAAGCTATGCCTAAAAAATCTAAAAAAGCCTTAACCCGAGAGGAAGAACTACTGGAAGAGTTAGCCGATTTAAAGGCAGAGAATGCCTATCTAAAAAAGCTTCATGCCTTAGTTCAATCAGAAAAAGAGAAAGAAGAAAAACGCAAATCATCCAAGAACTAA
- a CDS encoding S8 family serine peptidase, which produces MKKNYSLLLLILFISGSVFGQSQENIKKITAEYDMAKLKEKEASYRKRATAEKQKAIATAKQRNWPIYEETPEGGIKELMALTPEGLPIYYTTDNVNAARTTRTNHLNTGGSLGLNLDGQGMTVRVWDGGNVRTNHTAFGSRVVAVDAATTNTILHATHVTGTMVASANPANVKGMASQANARTFDWGFDDAEVVSETMEGMLVSNHSYGTPISGSGTPLPSWYIGSYTYSAFLWDDIAYDAPYYLAVMSAGNEGGNNDNEEPIAFGFDKLVGNKGAKNNLVVANALDATTAADGTLTSAVTINPSSSQGPTDDYRIKPDITGNGTNVTSTSNSGTNATAPLSGTSMASPNVAGSLILLQQHYNNLTNSFMRASTLKGLVCHTADDAGEEGPDAVFGWGLLNCKKAAETLTNNGLSSWVSEENLANGQEYTITVNSNGTTPLIASITWTDVPGAINTGGFGANDPTPALVNDLDIRVVKNTTTYFPWKLDFDPNSPAIRIEDNNVDNVEQVKIDAPTAGQYTITVNHKGALVSGSQKFSLVITGLTSNFALNSTSDNLTVCSDQNAVYTFNYTQSGGGSTTFSAVDLPTGASATFSPTSLSSNGSVTMTVSGLSGITPGEYFVGIKGTGATETETRFKILRVFNGTSFQPVALQTPTNAQNGLSTTALLKWDTQPNALTYSIQVSQFPNFSSLFITDEVTNNQYNISGLAEATRYYWRVIPQNNCGTATTNNAIVYYFDTGNLVCNINFAADDYSDAIIADVPNSSASVPLTITGGYTIGDLNVNINISHTWVQDMTIVLEGPVAIGSPIITLLEEACGGQSDIDCTMDDDGTEPACAGSPAISGSITPVNPLSALNTLPADGIWTLRVVDPYNEDGGIINSFSIDICNVEAALSVISNPILNSRVYPNPTKGIVNVAIPSLIDKATITLFDLQGRAIMTKDTNQVYTSFGIENLQDGVYLVNIANDQGAVTKKIVLRRN; this is translated from the coding sequence ATGAAAAAGAACTATTCATTATTACTTCTAATCCTTTTTATTTCTGGTTCTGTATTCGGTCAGTCTCAGGAAAATATCAAAAAAATTACCGCCGAATATGACATGGCTAAGCTTAAAGAAAAAGAAGCTTCTTACCGAAAAAGAGCTACTGCTGAAAAGCAAAAAGCCATAGCCACTGCAAAGCAAAGAAACTGGCCAATTTATGAAGAAACTCCCGAAGGTGGTATTAAAGAATTAATGGCACTTACGCCGGAAGGATTGCCCATATATTACACAACAGACAATGTAAATGCCGCGCGAACAACCAGAACCAATCATTTAAATACCGGTGGTTCATTAGGTCTTAATTTAGATGGACAGGGAATGACTGTTAGAGTTTGGGACGGTGGTAATGTAAGAACAAATCACACTGCTTTTGGCTCAAGAGTTGTTGCGGTTGATGCTGCCACTACAAACACTATTTTACACGCTACTCACGTTACGGGTACGATGGTGGCTTCTGCAAATCCGGCGAATGTAAAAGGAATGGCGTCTCAAGCCAATGCGCGTACTTTTGATTGGGGTTTTGATGATGCAGAAGTTGTTTCAGAAACCATGGAAGGCATGTTAGTTTCTAATCACTCTTATGGTACTCCTATTTCAGGTTCAGGTACTCCATTACCATCATGGTATATTGGCTCTTATACCTATTCTGCTTTTCTTTGGGACGATATCGCCTATGATGCACCATACTATTTAGCGGTAATGTCTGCCGGAAATGAAGGTGGTAATAATGACAATGAGGAACCAATAGCTTTTGGCTTTGATAAATTGGTCGGAAATAAAGGCGCAAAAAATAATTTAGTTGTAGCGAATGCATTAGATGCCACTACAGCAGCTGACGGAACACTTACTTCAGCAGTAACAATCAATCCTTCAAGTAGTCAAGGGCCAACAGACGATTATAGAATCAAACCGGATATTACCGGAAACGGGACCAATGTTACTTCAACCAGCAATTCTGGAACAAATGCAACCGCTCCGCTTTCCGGAACTTCTATGGCTTCTCCAAATGTAGCCGGAAGTCTTATCTTACTTCAACAACACTATAATAATCTAACCAACAGTTTTATGCGTGCTTCAACCCTTAAAGGGTTGGTTTGCCATACCGCCGATGATGCCGGAGAAGAGGGACCTGATGCAGTGTTTGGTTGGGGATTATTGAATTGTAAAAAAGCGGCAGAAACATTAACAAATAATGGACTATCCTCATGGGTTTCTGAAGAAAACCTAGCCAATGGACAAGAGTATACCATCACAGTAAACTCCAATGGAACAACCCCTTTAATTGCTTCAATTACTTGGACTGATGTTCCTGGAGCCATCAATACCGGTGGATTTGGAGCCAATGATCCAACACCTGCTTTGGTAAATGATTTGGATATCAGAGTGGTTAAAAACACAACAACATATTTCCCATGGAAATTGGATTTTGATCCAAATAGCCCTGCAATTAGAATTGAGGATAACAATGTTGACAATGTTGAACAAGTTAAAATTGATGCTCCTACTGCTGGTCAATATACAATTACGGTAAATCATAAAGGTGCTTTGGTTAGCGGTAGCCAAAAATTCTCGTTGGTTATCACTGGCTTGACTTCCAATTTTGCCCTAAATTCAACCTCAGACAACTTGACTGTTTGTTCTGATCAAAATGCAGTCTATACTTTTAACTATACACAATCTGGTGGTGGATCAACTACTTTCTCCGCAGTAGATTTACCAACCGGTGCTAGCGCTACTTTTTCCCCTACTTCCTTAAGCAGTAATGGTTCTGTTACTATGACTGTTTCAGGCTTGTCAGGAATAACACCGGGTGAATATTTTGTTGGAATCAAAGGAACAGGTGCAACAGAAACTGAAACACGTTTTAAAATATTAAGAGTTTTTAACGGAACTTCTTTTCAACCGGTTGCTTTACAAACGCCAACAAATGCACAAAACGGATTATCGACTACGGCTTTGTTAAAATGGGATACCCAACCTAATGCACTAACTTATAGCATTCAGGTTTCTCAATTTCCAAATTTCTCTTCTTTGTTTATTACTGATGAAGTAACCAACAATCAATATAACATCTCCGGTTTGGCTGAGGCTACGAGATATTATTGGAGAGTGATTCCACAAAACAATTGTGGTACCGCTACAACCAACAACGCCATCGTTTACTATTTTGATACCGGAAATCTTGTTTGTAACATTAATTTTGCTGCTGATGACTATTCTGATGCTATTATTGCAGATGTCCCAAACTCATCCGCTTCTGTTCCTTTAACCATTACCGGTGGTTATACAATCGGTGATTTAAATGTGAATATTAATATTAGTCACACTTGGGTACAAGATATGACTATTGTTCTCGAAGGACCAGTAGCAATTGGAAGCCCAATCATTACCTTACTGGAAGAAGCTTGTGGCGGTCAGTCTGATATTGATTGTACTATGGATGATGATGGTACTGAACCTGCTTGTGCCGGAAGTCCTGCAATTAGTGGAAGTATTACTCCTGTTAATCCATTAAGTGCTTTGAATACTTTACCGGCAGATGGAATATGGACATTGAGAGTTGTTGACCCTTATAATGAAGATGGAGGTATTATCAACAGTTTCAGTATCGATATTTGTAATGTAGAAGCTGCTCTTTCTGTGATTTCTAATCCTATTTTGAATAGCCGTGTGTATCCAAATCCAACGAAAGGAATTGTGAATGTTGCCATTCCTTCTTTAATCGATAAAGCAACCATTACTTTGTTTGATTTACAAGGAAGAGCTATTATGACCAAAGATACTAACCAAGTATATACTTCCTTTGGTATAGAGAATCTTCAAGATGGTGTTTATTTAGTAAACATTGCTAATGATCAAGGTGCTGTTACTAAAAAAATAGTTTTGAGAAGAAACTAA
- a CDS encoding nucleoside recognition domain-containing protein: MVLSRFWLVIFIASITFVIFSLFSGNSYTIDHILNGKKDDPVLISEKYLNEIPKFIQDSIGKNEEKTFVINRDTLNADTTYVYKNKTVKVYSGVQKTDGLLPTCKMTLFDIILPLMAYLAFFCGLMELLIISGASEILARKLSPVFAKVFPSVPKNHESISYMTLNFAANFLGLDSAATPFGLKAMQSLQEINPEKDKASDAQIMFMCLHAAGLTLIPTSIIGYRAAQNAENPADVMLPCIITSFIGTIAAMIIVGIKQKINFKSATLLVALMSVVAAIVGLLFYINGLDLVGKNFFTSNLSGLMLVVIIGFTLLFAFLKEKKFVEKETTVFDAFVVGANNGIQTGVKIFPYVLGMLVAISFFRNSGLFDIISNGLSFVFSNIGVSKQITDSLPVAMLRPFSSGGSRGFMIDSMRTFGPDSLTGRLSCIFQCSAETTFYVIAVYFGSVNIKNTRYTLATMLLVDLICVITAIFVASWFFS, translated from the coding sequence ATGGTTCTCAGTAGATTTTGGCTTGTTATTTTTATCGCCTCCATCACCTTTGTGATTTTCAGTTTATTTTCGGGTAATAGTTACACTATAGATCATATATTAAACGGAAAAAAGGATGATCCGGTTTTAATTTCAGAAAAATACTTGAATGAGATTCCGAAATTTATCCAAGATAGTATCGGTAAAAATGAGGAAAAAACTTTTGTAATCAATCGCGACACACTAAATGCTGACACTACTTATGTCTACAAAAACAAAACCGTAAAAGTCTACAGCGGCGTTCAAAAAACAGATGGTTTATTGCCAACGTGTAAAATGACGCTGTTTGATATTATCCTTCCTTTAATGGCCTATTTGGCTTTCTTTTGCGGATTGATGGAACTTTTAATCATTTCCGGCGCTTCCGAAATATTAGCCAGAAAGTTGAGTCCGGTTTTTGCCAAAGTCTTTCCTTCGGTTCCTAAAAACCACGAATCAATATCTTATATGACCTTAAACTTTGCCGCTAATTTCCTTGGTTTGGATTCAGCCGCAACGCCATTTGGTTTAAAAGCCATGCAAAGTTTACAAGAAATTAATCCCGAAAAAGACAAAGCCAGTGATGCCCAGATTATGTTTATGTGTTTGCATGCCGCTGGTTTAACCTTAATACCAACGTCTATTATTGGCTATCGCGCTGCACAAAATGCAGAAAATCCGGCGGATGTGATGTTGCCTTGTATTATTACGTCTTTTATAGGAACAATAGCAGCTATGATAATTGTTGGGATTAAACAAAAAATCAACTTCAAAAGCGCAACTTTATTGGTGGCTTTGATGAGTGTTGTGGCAGCGATTGTTGGTTTGTTATTCTATATTAACGGATTGGATTTAGTGGGCAAAAACTTTTTTACCTCTAATCTTTCCGGATTGATGTTGGTAGTCATTATTGGATTTACTTTACTTTTTGCCTTCCTTAAAGAAAAGAAATTTGTAGAGAAAGAAACTACCGTTTTTGATGCTTTCGTAGTAGGTGCCAATAATGGAATACAAACCGGAGTCAAGATTTTCCCTTACGTATTGGGAATGTTAGTCGCGATATCCTTTTTCAGAAATAGTGGTTTGTTTGACATTATCAGTAACGGACTTTCCTTTGTGTTTTCCAACATTGGCGTGAGCAAACAAATTACAGATTCTTTACCGGTTGCGATGTTACGTCCTTTCAGTTCCGGAGGTTCTCGTGGATTTATGATTGATTCGATGCGTACTTTTGGTCCCGATTCTTTGACCGGAAGATTGAGTTGTATTTTCCAATGCAGTGCCGAAACCACTTTTTATGTAATTGCGGTTTATTTTGGTTCAGTTAATATCAAAAATACCCGTTACACTTTAGCCACGATGCTTTTGGTTGATTTGATTTGTGTAATAACCGCAATTTTTGTGGCGAGTTGGTTTTTCAGCTAA
- a CDS encoding 3-oxoacid CoA-transferase subunit B produces MALDKNDIAKRIAQEVKDKYFVNLGIGIPTLVANYVRTDISVEFQSENGVLGMGPFPFEGEEDADVINAGKQTITTLPGASFFDSAFSFGMIRSQKVDLTILGAMEVAENGDIANWKIPGKMVKGMGGAMDLVASAENIIVAMMHVNKAGESKILKKCSLPLTGVGCVKKVVTELAVMEITPKGFKLLERAPGVSVEHIIASTEADLIIEGDIPEMVI; encoded by the coding sequence ATGGCTTTAGATAAAAACGATATCGCAAAAAGAATAGCCCAAGAAGTTAAAGACAAATACTTTGTCAACCTTGGCATCGGAATTCCTACTTTGGTGGCTAATTATGTACGCACGGATATTTCGGTTGAATTTCAATCGGAAAACGGTGTTTTAGGCATGGGCCCATTTCCTTTTGAAGGCGAAGAAGATGCCGATGTCATCAACGCCGGAAAACAAACTATCACGACTTTGCCGGGAGCGAGTTTTTTTGATTCTGCCTTCAGTTTCGGCATGATTAGAAGTCAGAAAGTCGATTTAACCATTCTCGGCGCTATGGAAGTTGCCGAAAACGGAGACATAGCCAACTGGAAAATCCCGGGCAAAATGGTCAAAGGAATGGGCGGCGCTATGGATTTAGTCGCTTCTGCCGAAAACATTATCGTAGCCATGATGCATGTCAACAAAGCCGGTGAAAGCAAAATTTTAAAAAAATGCAGTTTACCCTTAACAGGTGTTGGTTGTGTGAAAAAAGTGGTTACCGAATTGGCGGTAATGGAAATCACACCCAAAGGCTTCAAACTACTGGAACGAGCACCAGGCGTTTCAGTTGAACATATTATCGCTTCGACTGAAGCCGATTTGATTATTGAAGGTGATATTCCGGAAATGGTGATTTAA
- a CDS encoding CoA transferase subunit A: protein MINKKVNSVQEALQGIEDNMTIMLGGFGLCGIPENSIAELVQKETTGLTCISNNAGVDDFGLGLLLQKRQIKKMISSYVGENAEFERQMLSGELDVELTPQGTLAEKCRAAQAGIPAFFTPAGYGTEVAEGKEVREFNGKMHIMELAYKADFAIVKAWKGDEAGNLIFKGTARNFNACMAGAGKITIAEVEELLPVGSLDPNQIHIPGIMVQRIFKGEKFEKRIEQRTTRKRE from the coding sequence ATGATTAATAAAAAAGTAAACTCTGTACAAGAAGCCCTTCAAGGTATCGAAGACAACATGACCATCATGCTCGGTGGTTTCGGACTTTGTGGTATTCCGGAAAACAGCATTGCCGAATTGGTACAAAAAGAAACAACCGGTTTAACCTGTATTTCCAACAATGCCGGTGTTGATGATTTCGGATTGGGCTTGTTGCTCCAAAAAAGACAAATCAAAAAAATGATCTCTTCTTATGTAGGAGAAAATGCCGAATTCGAACGCCAAATGCTTTCGGGCGAATTGGATGTAGAACTAACACCACAAGGTACTTTGGCAGAAAAATGTCGTGCAGCACAAGCCGGAATTCCAGCTTTCTTCACGCCTGCCGGTTACGGAACCGAAGTCGCTGAAGGCAAAGAAGTCCGCGAATTCAATGGCAAAATGCACATCATGGAACTAGCTTACAAAGCTGATTTTGCTATCGTAAAAGCATGGAAAGGCGACGAAGCCGGAAACCTGATTTTCAAAGGAACGGCTCGTAATTTCAACGCTTGTATGGCCGGTGCCGGAAAAATCACCATCGCCGAAGTAGAAGAATTATTGCCGGTTGGTTCATTAGATCCAAATCAAATTCACATTCCGGGGATTATGGTGCAACGCATATTCAAAGGCGAGAAATTTGAGAAGAGAATTGAGCAACGTACAACCCGAAAAAGAGAGTAA
- a CDS encoding penicillin-binding protein 1A yields the protein MAQKNNTATVKDIKYYQKKFWQLLVYGLGVMILFFFLASWGFFGSMPSFEDLENPESNLATEIISSDGVTIGKFYNENRTPIKYEDLPPHLVKALVATEDERFYEHSGIDGRRTLGAAIKLGSDGGASTITQQLAKLLFHGEGSSFKPFRVIQKVKEWIIAVKLERQYTKNEIIAMYLNKADFVNTAVGIRSASKVYFGKEPRDLSIDEAAMFVGMLKNPSLYNPLRRLEKVKNRRNTVLDQMVRNKVLDKTSRDTLASKPIVLNFHPESHKEGTATYFREFLREYMKNWVKENKRADGSDWDIYSDGLKIYTTIDSKIQEHAEEAVQAHMKNLQQEFFAEQKNNKNAPFINITDDETKRIMNQAMKNSERWRVMKDMDKSEEEIIASFDVKAKMKIFSWKGEIDTLMTPMDSIRYYKHFLQAGLMSMEPQTGHIKAWVGGIDYKYFQYDHVGQGARQVGSTFKPFVYATAIEQLGMSPCDSIIDSPFMIHKGRHNVTKDWEPKNSDHQYRGMVTLKRALALSINTVSAKLIDKTGPDAVVNLTKKLGVKSEIPAQPSIALGAVEITVEDMVAAYSTFANQGVYIKPQFISRIEDKNGVVLYEPVPDSHDVLNKDIAYAVIKLLEGVTESGSGVRLRTEGGGSGDNRWTGYPYMFTNPIAGKTGTSQNQSDGWFIGMVPNLVTGVWVGCEDRSARFKGITYGQGATAALPIWGYMMKKCYEDKDLQISKDPFERPDNLSIKVDCWTPRKVETDSTAVPTEEEEQNIDDFEL from the coding sequence ATGGCACAAAAAAATAATACCGCAACAGTTAAAGACATTAAATACTACCAAAAGAAATTTTGGCAGTTGTTAGTTTACGGACTTGGTGTAATGATATTGTTTTTCTTTTTGGCATCATGGGGTTTTTTCGGCAGTATGCCATCCTTTGAAGACTTAGAAAATCCGGAATCTAATTTGGCCACCGAAATTATCTCTTCTGATGGTGTCACCATTGGGAAGTTTTATAACGAAAACCGAACACCAATCAAATACGAAGATTTGCCACCGCATTTGGTAAAAGCCCTTGTCGCTACCGAAGATGAGCGTTTCTACGAACATTCCGGAATTGATGGTAGAAGAACTTTAGGCGCAGCCATAAAATTAGGTTCCGATGGTGGTGCGAGTACCATAACCCAACAGTTAGCCAAATTACTTTTTCACGGTGAAGGTTCCAGTTTCAAGCCTTTTCGTGTGATTCAAAAAGTAAAAGAATGGATTATCGCCGTTAAATTAGAACGTCAATATACCAAAAACGAAATCATCGCCATGTATTTAAACAAAGCTGATTTTGTGAATACAGCCGTTGGAATTCGTTCGGCTTCCAAAGTATATTTTGGCAAAGAACCACGCGATTTATCCATTGATGAGGCAGCGATGTTTGTCGGAATGCTTAAAAATCCTTCACTTTACAATCCTTTGCGTCGTTTGGAAAAAGTCAAAAACAGACGAAATACGGTTTTAGACCAAATGGTGCGAAATAAAGTTTTAGATAAGACATCGAGAGATACTTTAGCCAGCAAACCTATCGTTTTGAACTTCCATCCTGAAAGTCATAAAGAAGGAACGGCAACCTATTTCCGTGAATTCCTTCGTGAGTACATGAAAAATTGGGTCAAAGAAAACAAAAGAGCTGATGGCAGCGATTGGGATATTTACAGCGATGGTCTGAAAATTTACACCACAATCGATTCCAAAATTCAGGAACATGCTGAAGAAGCTGTTCAGGCACATATGAAAAATCTGCAACAGGAATTCTTTGCTGAGCAAAAAAACAATAAAAATGCTCCTTTCATCAATATTACCGATGACGAAACCAAACGCATCATGAACCAAGCGATGAAAAACTCTGAGCGTTGGAGAGTAATGAAAGACATGGACAAATCAGAAGAAGAAATCATCGCTTCCTTTGATGTGAAAGCCAAAATGAAAATTTTCTCTTGGAAAGGAGAAATCGATACGTTAATGACCCCTATGGATTCCATCCGTTATTACAAACACTTCCTTCAAGCGGGATTAATGTCGATGGAACCACAAACCGGTCATATCAAAGCTTGGGTTGGGGGAATCGATTATAAATATTTCCAATACGATCACGTTGGTCAAGGTGCGAGACAAGTGGGTTCGACTTTTAAACCATTTGTTTATGCAACCGCAATTGAACAATTAGGCATGTCACCTTGTGATTCTATCATCGATAGTCCATTTATGATTCATAAAGGAAGACACAACGTTACCAAAGATTGGGAACCAAAAAATTCTGATCATCAATACCGAGGCATGGTGACTTTAAAAAGAGCTTTAGCGCTTTCCATCAATACGGTTTCAGCCAAATTAATTGACAAAACCGGACCGGACGCCGTTGTGAATCTAACCAAAAAACTAGGCGTTAAATCAGAAATTCCTGCTCAACCTTCTATTGCGCTAGGTGCAGTTGAAATTACGGTTGAAGATATGGTGGCGGCTTACAGCACATTTGCCAATCAAGGGGTTTACATCAAACCACAATTCATCAGCAGGATTGAAGATAAAAACGGGGTTGTCCTTTACGAACCTGTTCCCGATTCTCATGACGTGTTGAATAAAGACATTGCTTATGCCGTTATAAAATTATTAGAAGGTGTAACCGAAAGTGGTTCGGGGGTGCGTTTAAGAACGGAAGGTGGCGGAAGCGGCGACAATCGTTGGACAGGTTATCCCTATATGTTCACCAACCCAATTGCGGGTAAAACCGGAACTTCTCAAAACCAATCCGACGGTTGGTTTATTGGAATGGTACCTAATTTGGTGACTGGCGTTTGGGTCGGCTGTGAAGACCGTTCGGCGCGTTTCAAAGGCATTACTTACGGACAAGGCGCCACTGCTGCTTTACCAATTTGGGGTTATATGATGAAAAAATGTTATGAAGACAAAGACCTCCAAATCTCCAAAGATCCTTTCGAAAGACCGGATAATCTCTCCATCAAAGTAGATTGTTGGACACCAAGAAAAGTAGAAACCGATTCCACAGCAGTTCCAACCGAGGAAGAAGAACAAAATATTGATGATTTTGAATTGTAA
- a CDS encoding gliding motility lipoprotein GldH — protein sequence MSLRLRNSFILLLVAVLLFSCDEKRVFDEYKSVGKEWHKDSVVTFDLPQLDAKKLYNLYVNVRDNDDYPFNNLFLIVSLEQPNRQIKVDTLEYQMTNPDGTLLGDGFTDIKENKLFYKDKVSFAQKGIYKIHIKHAVRQTGKIEGVPSLPGISDVGFRIESTE from the coding sequence ATGAGCCTAAGATTAAGAAATAGTTTTATCCTGCTTTTGGTAGCGGTACTTTTATTTTCTTGCGACGAAAAAAGAGTCTTTGACGAATACAAATCCGTCGGAAAGGAATGGCACAAAGACAGTGTTGTTACTTTTGATTTGCCACAATTGGATGCAAAAAAATTGTACAATTTATACGTTAACGTTAGAGATAACGATGATTATCCGTTCAATAATTTGTTTCTGATTGTTTCTTTAGAACAACCCAACAGGCAAATAAAAGTGGACACTTTGGAATACCAAATGACCAATCCTGATGGCACGCTTCTTGGTGATGGGTTCACGGATATTAAGGAAAACAAGTTATTTTACAAGGACAAAGTGAGTTTTGCACAAAAAGGAATTTATAAAATTCATATCAAACACGCAGTAAGACAAACCGGCAAAATAGAAGGCGTTCCTTCGCTTCCCGGCATCTCCGATGTTGGTTTTAGAATAGAATCTACAGAATAA